The sequence ATCATGCCTGCATTGGCCACCACTAGGATCCCAGCTCTGTAGGTGTCTGTGCAGGCCAGTTTCAGCAAAGGATACACATCACAGAAATAGTGATCTATTTCATTGGGGCCACAGAACGGCAAGTTAATGGTGAGGAGACCCTGGACAAAGGAGTGCAGAAATGCCCCAGCACAACAAGCACTGACCATGGCATAGCGTCTGGGCCTGCTCATGATGACGGCGTAGTGCAGGGGcctgcagatggccacatagcggtcataggccatcacggtGAGGACACAGATTTCAATCCCCCCAAAGAAGTGCATGGCAAAAAGCTGCACCATGCAGGCAGTGTATGAAATTGTGCTACGTTCTGCCAGCAAGTCAGTGACTAATTTGGGTGTCACTGTTGACGTATAACACAGATCTGATACAGCAAGATAATtcaggaagaaatacatgggttGATCATTTAGCTGACTGCATGTGATAGAAATCATGATGAGCAAGTTTCCCATCCAAATAGCTATGTAACAAAATAAGAAGAGTAGGAAGCACACTTGTTTGATTTTCATGTTCTGGGAAAGTCCCAAGAGAATGAATTCAGTGATGTTATTGGTATATTTCATGGTCTAATGCAGTGAAGACTCAGTGagtttgcctgaaaaaaaaaaagacaggttaGCATGAGAAATATTGACTAAGCATGGAGTCAATCAGGGTGAGTGTTGGAGAAATACATCCACTGAGTAAATCAGCTTCCTATACTATACTTTTAAACAGTTAATTCTAAACCTTGTATGAAAATCTTGCCATATTATATACCAGAT comes from Cervus elaphus chromosome 1, mCerEla1.1, whole genome shotgun sequence and encodes:
- the LOC122702983 gene encoding olfactory receptor 4P4-like — encoded protein: MKYTNNITEFILLGLSQNMKIKQVCFLLFLFCYIAIWMGNLLIMISITCSQLNDQPMYFFLNYLAVSDLCYTSTVTPKLVTDLLAERSTISYTACMVQLFAMHFFGGIEICVLTVMAYDRYVAICRPLHYAVIMSRPRRYAMVSACCAGAFLHSFVQGLLTINLPFCGPNEIDHYFCDVYPLLKLACTDTYRAGILVVANAGMMGLVIFVVVMLSYILILYTIKAYPTETRYKALSTCSSHITVVVLGFVPVLFIYIRPATTFPEDKVFALFYTIIAPMFNPLIYTLRNAEMKNALRKVWCQKLFLIARQSI